One window of Desulfobacca acetoxidans DSM 11109 genomic DNA carries:
- a CDS encoding aminopeptidase → MEIPDKDTLKQIQDRLSLTPRLVWDHVDEVERQALMAYAEVYKGFLNQAKTEREAVLEVQRQVQERGFIELASGQAGSKFFLNYRGKTIALAVLGERPVSQGLRIVAAHIDSPRLDLKQNPLYEETDLVYLKTHYYGGVKKYQWLARPLALHGVILKENGESVTLRLGEDPDDPVFTVCDLLPHLARKVQMDKKVDEAFIGEKLNLLVGSLPLGDKEIKERTKLHLLHLLSQRYGLTEEDLFSAELEVVPAGPARDIGWDRSLLGGYGQDDRACAFAAVAAALDLTAPSHACLVLLVDKEEIGSAGNTSAQSILLEEIVAQLLARQGESTALRRQALMQSQAISADVAAAFDPDWPEVYEKRNAARLGYGVCLTKYTGHGGKYQANDAHAEYLNRLRGIFRESGVIWQTGELGKIDEGGGGTIAKFLAAYGMDIVDLGPALLSMHSPFEVASKADLYMTYKAIRSFFSCAA, encoded by the coding sequence ATGGAGATACCGGATAAAGATACGCTTAAGCAGATCCAGGACCGGCTGAGCTTGACGCCCCGTCTGGTTTGGGACCATGTTGACGAGGTGGAGCGTCAGGCCCTGATGGCCTATGCCGAGGTGTATAAGGGGTTTTTAAACCAGGCCAAGACCGAGCGCGAGGCCGTCTTGGAGGTGCAGCGCCAGGTCCAGGAACGCGGGTTTATCGAATTGGCAAGCGGCCAGGCCGGGTCGAAGTTTTTCCTCAATTATCGGGGCAAGACCATCGCTCTGGCTGTTTTGGGGGAGCGGCCGGTGAGCCAGGGCTTGAGGATTGTGGCGGCCCACATCGATTCGCCGCGTCTTGATCTCAAACAGAACCCGTTGTACGAAGAAACTGATCTGGTTTATTTAAAAACCCATTACTATGGTGGCGTCAAAAAATACCAATGGCTGGCTCGTCCGCTGGCCCTGCACGGGGTCATTCTGAAGGAAAATGGCGAATCCGTAACCCTGCGTTTAGGAGAAGACCCGGACGATCCGGTTTTTACGGTCTGCGATCTGCTGCCGCACCTGGCCCGCAAGGTGCAGATGGATAAAAAAGTTGATGAGGCCTTTATCGGCGAGAAGCTGAACTTACTGGTAGGGTCTCTGCCCTTGGGGGACAAAGAGATAAAAGAAAGAACCAAATTACACCTGTTGCACCTGCTTTCGCAACGCTATGGGCTTACCGAAGAGGATCTGTTCAGCGCCGAGCTTGAGGTGGTGCCTGCGGGGCCGGCGCGCGACATCGGTTGGGATCGCAGCCTATTGGGTGGCTATGGCCAGGATGATCGGGCCTGTGCCTTTGCCGCGGTGGCCGCGGCGTTAGACCTGACCGCCCCGTCTCATGCCTGTCTGGTGCTGTTAGTTGATAAAGAGGAGATTGGCAGTGCCGGCAACACTTCGGCCCAGAGCATCCTGTTGGAGGAGATCGTGGCGCAGTTGTTGGCTCGGCAGGGAGAATCCACCGCCCTCCGCCGTCAGGCCCTGATGCAATCTCAGGCCATTTCGGCCGATGTGGCAGCGGCTTTTGATCCTGATTGGCCGGAAGTCTATGAGAAGCGAAATGCCGCCCGTTTAGGCTACGGCGTCTGTCTGACCAAATACACCGGCCACGGAGGCAAGTACCAGGCCAATGACGCTCATGCCGAATACCTCAATCGGCTGCGCGGCATATTCCGAGAAAGCGGCGTCATCTGGCAGACCGGGGAGCTCGGCAAGATTGACGAAGGCGGCGGCGGCACCATTGCCAAATTTTTGGCCGCCTACGGTATGGACATTGTCGATTTAGGTCCGGCGCTGTTGTCGATGCATTCACCCTTTGAGGTAGCCTCCAAGGCCGATTTGTACATGACCTATAAGGCCATCCGCAGCTTTTTTAGCTGTGCTGCATGA
- a CDS encoding SHOCT domain-containing protein — protein MKRFFERVKTQGEAPPIASFGNMMTFYSLLFFLLAIPFVLIVGLVWITGVIGFSAWITAAFLGLAGFFSWRIYRCWQKLKSRLAAQSSEVSDIVKEAAKSGKDIEVTLLNGLLSFRYQGGRYPAPLQLGAPPLALEGPANLDLEAMAAVAVEESLGSPGKLRQEIEGFLRLRDSGVISPEEFETIKGRLLQRFAERSPVPELDQPAG, from the coding sequence ATGAAGAGATTTTTCGAACGGGTCAAGACCCAAGGAGAAGCCCCACCGATTGCCTCCTTCGGCAATATGATGACCTTTTACAGCTTACTCTTTTTTCTGCTGGCGATTCCCTTCGTCCTGATTGTCGGTCTGGTCTGGATTACCGGCGTCATCGGCTTCAGTGCCTGGATCACTGCCGCTTTTCTGGGTCTGGCGGGATTTTTTTCCTGGCGAATCTATCGCTGCTGGCAGAAGCTGAAATCCCGGCTGGCGGCACAGAGTTCTGAAGTTAGTGATATCGTTAAGGAAGCAGCTAAGTCCGGTAAAGATATCGAAGTGACCCTGTTGAATGGACTGTTGAGCTTCCGTTATCAGGGAGGACGTTACCCGGCGCCTTTGCAGTTGGGAGCTCCGCCTCTGGCGCTGGAGGGACCTGCCAACCTCGACTTGGAGGCGATGGCGGCCGTGGCAGTTGAAGAGAGCTTGGGTTCACCGGGGAAACTACGGCAAGAAATCGAAGGTTTTTTGCGTCTGCGCGACTCCGGCGTCATCAGTCCGGAAGAATTTGAGACCATCAAAGGCAGGCTCTTACAGCGATTTGCAGAGAGATCGCCGGTGCCGGAGTTAGATCAACCGGCCGGCTAG
- a CDS encoding EamA family transporter, translated as MTGWLFYSVLALIFWGFWGIFNKIASSHLPCWAIFWVELFVYLIVGVFIWGLLRTPVAWTLPGLAAAIAAGFSGGLALFFFLKALSLGPATVVVPLTSLYPLITVVLGAILLQESLTLRHLAGIILAAGAVWLLSK; from the coding sequence ATGACCGGCTGGTTGTTCTATTCTGTTCTGGCACTGATATTTTGGGGATTTTGGGGTATTTTTAATAAGATTGCCTCATCCCATCTCCCCTGTTGGGCCATTTTTTGGGTGGAGCTATTCGTTTACCTGATAGTCGGGGTTTTTATCTGGGGGCTTCTGCGCACTCCAGTTGCCTGGACCCTACCGGGACTGGCGGCGGCCATCGCGGCCGGTTTCAGCGGTGGCCTGGCATTGTTTTTTTTCCTCAAGGCCCTATCTCTGGGACCGGCGACCGTTGTCGTACCCCTGACGTCTTTATATCCCTTGATCACTGTAGTTCTCGGAGCAATCCTCTTGCAGGAAAGCCTTACTCTGCGCCATCTGGCAGGAATCATCCTGGCAGCCGGGGCCGTATGGCTGTTGTCCAAGTAA
- a CDS encoding YbhB/YbcL family Raf kinase inhibitor-like protein gives MELTSTAFADKGKIPVAYVMPGAGGKNISLPFSWSEVPPGAKSLALSIIDPHPVANNWVHWLIINIPCEAQGLLEGASRKNLPTGARELRNSFGEIGYGGPQPPKGTGDHPYVATLYALNVKELDLPGKPSLAAFQKALEGKILATATITGFYGR, from the coding sequence ATGGAACTGACCTCTACCGCCTTTGCCGATAAAGGTAAAATTCCGGTTGCCTACGTCATGCCCGGAGCAGGTGGAAAGAATATCTCCCTGCCCTTTAGCTGGAGTGAGGTCCCTCCGGGCGCCAAATCCCTGGCCCTGAGTATCATCGATCCACATCCGGTAGCCAACAACTGGGTTCATTGGCTGATCATCAATATTCCCTGTGAGGCTCAGGGGCTGTTGGAAGGGGCCTCGAGGAAGAACCTGCCAACCGGCGCCCGGGAGCTCCGTAATTCCTTCGGCGAGATCGGCTACGGCGGTCCGCAGCCGCCCAAAGGGACCGGCGACCATCCGTATGTCGCGACTCTCTATGCCTTAAATGTCAAGGAGTTGGATCTTCCGGGAAAACCATCTCTGGCCGCTTTTCAAAAAGCCCTGGAAGGCAAAATCCTGGCCACCGCGACGATCACCGGCTTTTACGGACGGTAG
- a CDS encoding DNA polymerase ligase N-terminal domain-containing protein translates to MSQDDPLNTYRRKRDFAATAEPMGGTLDAGEAAPVFVIQKHAARRLHYDFRLEVDGVLKSWAVPKGPSTNPQDKRLAAPTEDHPLEYATFEGVIPPGHYGAGTVLVWDLGTYRNLTEKKGEAIPLPQALEHGHITVWLEGKKLRGAYSLTRFKKGRDESWLLVKKNDAEADASQDLLLTRPESVLSGRTIEEVAAANELLSEELCSR, encoded by the coding sequence ATGAGTCAAGACGATCCCCTTAACACCTACCGCCGGAAACGGGATTTTGCTGCTACGGCGGAGCCGATGGGAGGAACACTGGATGCGGGAGAAGCGGCGCCCGTCTTTGTCATTCAAAAACACGCCGCGCGTCGGCTGCATTACGATTTCCGCTTAGAAGTCGATGGCGTCCTCAAATCCTGGGCGGTGCCCAAAGGTCCCTCCACCAATCCCCAGGACAAACGGCTGGCGGCTCCCACCGAGGACCATCCCCTGGAATATGCCACGTTTGAGGGAGTTATTCCTCCGGGACACTACGGCGCCGGTACCGTCCTGGTCTGGGATCTGGGAACCTACCGGAACCTCACCGAAAAAAAAGGCGAGGCCATTCCACTGCCCCAGGCATTGGAGCACGGTCATATTACCGTCTGGCTGGAGGGGAAAAAACTGCGCGGCGCCTACTCCTTGACGCGCTTCAAGAAAGGCCGGGATGAAAGCTGGCTGCTGGTGAAAAAGAACGACGCCGAAGCCGATGCCTCTCAGGATCTTCTCCTGACCCGGCCAGAGTCCGTTCTGAGCGGTCGGACTATTGAGGAAGTAGCGGCCGCGAATGAATTACTCTCCGAAGAATTATGTTCCAGGTGA
- the rplM gene encoding 50S ribosomal protein L13: MKTFVACEKDIDKKWYVVDAKDQVIGRLATQIAMILRGKTKPIFTPHCDTGDFVIVVNAEQALFTGKKLDKKIYYRHSGYIGGLKSTTARLMFQAKPTEVLRQAVRGMLPKNSLGRRLLKKLKIYTGGEHPHQAQKPEILALKTN, translated from the coding sequence ATGAAAACCTTTGTAGCGTGTGAAAAGGACATTGATAAAAAGTGGTATGTAGTGGACGCCAAAGATCAGGTCATCGGTCGATTGGCAACGCAGATCGCCATGATTCTGCGTGGAAAAACCAAGCCCATTTTTACCCCACATTGTGACACGGGCGATTTCGTTATTGTTGTTAACGCCGAGCAGGCCTTGTTTACCGGCAAAAAGCTGGACAAGAAGATTTATTATCGTCACAGCGGCTATATCGGCGGCTTGAAATCCACTACCGCCCGCCTGATGTTTCAAGCCAAGCCGACCGAGGTCCTGCGGCAGGCGGTACGGGGTATGTTGCCGAAGAACAGCCTGGGAAGGCGATTGTTGAAAAAATTGAAAATTTACACCGGCGGCGAGCATCCCCATCAGGCACAGAAACCGGAAATCTTAGCCCTGAAAACCAATTGA
- the rpsI gene encoding 30S ribosomal protein S9 codes for MAQSNSIHAVGKRKNAIARIYLKPGTGKIMVNDREFEHYFPVEISRMIIRQPLELVNAGGDFDIYVNVQGGGMFGQAGAIKHGISKALLLLNSDFRPILKKAGFLTRDARIKERKKYGQRGARARYQYSKR; via the coding sequence ATGGCCCAGTCGAACAGCATTCACGCCGTGGGCAAGCGGAAAAACGCCATTGCCCGCATTTATCTGAAGCCCGGAACCGGTAAGATTATGGTCAATGATCGGGAATTCGAGCATTATTTCCCGGTCGAGATTTCCCGGATGATCATCCGCCAGCCCCTGGAGTTGGTCAACGCCGGGGGAGATTTCGACATCTACGTTAATGTTCAGGGGGGTGGCATGTTCGGCCAGGCTGGTGCTATCAAGCACGGAATCAGCAAGGCCTTGCTGTTGTTGAACAGTGATTTCCGCCCCATTTTGAAGAAAGCCGGTTTTTTGACCCGTGACGCCCGCATCAAAGAGCGGAAGAAGTATGGTCAGCGTGGGGCTCGGGCCAGATATCAGTATTCCAAACGTTAG
- the argC gene encoding N-acetyl-gamma-glutamyl-phosphate reductase: MVRVAIIGGSGYTGLELIRLLVRHPGVDLTAVTSREYNGKPVSLAFPALAGVCHLTFSWPDPDRLAGAADLFFVALPHKTAMAVIPSLLEAGGKVVDLSADFRFRDRKVYEEWYQEHTAPELLAEAVYGLPELYREEIKRARLVGNPGCYPTSVILGLAPLLHAGLIESQGIIADCKSGASGAGRGVSLSTLYCEVNEGFRAYKIAEHRHTPEMEQELGRLAGLPLKITFTPHLVPMNRGILATLYTVLQGPLEEQEIAAVFEQFYRGAPFIRLCPPEILPNTAAVRGSNYCDLAWRLDQRTGRLIVVSAIDNLTRGASGQAVHNMNLMLGFPETQGLEVVPFLP, from the coding sequence ATGGTTAGAGTTGCTATTATAGGGGGGTCGGGATATACCGGCCTGGAGTTGATACGTCTGTTAGTCCGGCATCCTGGTGTTGACTTGACTGCCGTCACCTCCAGGGAATACAACGGCAAACCGGTCAGCCTGGCCTTTCCGGCCCTGGCCGGGGTCTGCCACCTGACGTTTTCTTGGCCTGATCCGGACAGGCTGGCGGGTGCGGCGGACCTGTTCTTCGTCGCCCTGCCCCACAAAACTGCCATGGCGGTCATTCCTTCGCTGTTAGAGGCCGGCGGTAAGGTGGTGGACCTGAGTGCCGATTTCCGTTTTCGGGATCGGAAGGTCTATGAAGAGTGGTATCAGGAGCATACCGCTCCCGAGCTTTTAGCCGAAGCGGTCTATGGCCTGCCGGAATTGTACCGGGAAGAGATCAAGCGGGCGCGGTTGGTAGGAAACCCTGGCTGTTACCCCACCAGTGTTATTTTGGGGTTAGCCCCCCTCTTGCATGCCGGTCTGATTGAGTCCCAGGGAATTATTGCTGATTGTAAATCCGGGGCCAGCGGCGCCGGTCGGGGAGTTAGTTTAAGTACGCTTTACTGTGAGGTCAACGAAGGTTTTCGGGCCTATAAGATAGCCGAACATCGCCACACGCCCGAAATGGAACAGGAATTGGGCCGGCTGGCTGGATTGCCCCTGAAGATTACCTTCACCCCCCATCTGGTTCCAATGAACCGGGGAATTTTGGCTACCCTCTATACCGTCCTGCAGGGTCCTCTCGAGGAACAGGAGATTGCCGCCGTTTTTGAGCAGTTTTATCGGGGTGCGCCGTTTATCCGGCTCTGCCCGCCGGAGATTCTGCCCAACACTGCAGCAGTGCGGGGTTCGAACTACTGCGACCTGGCCTGGCGGTTGGATCAGCGGACCGGCCGTTTGATCGTCGTATCGGCCATCGATAACCTGACTCGGGGGGCCTCCGGCCAGGCGGTCCATAATATGAACCTGATGCTCGGGTTTCCCGAAACCCAGGGGCTCGAAGTAGTGCCGTTTCTGCCTTGA
- the truA gene encoding tRNA pseudouridine(38-40) synthase TruA, with protein sequence MKGLPLPTPSVTAPVSGPISPTRTICLTLEYDGTAYHGWQRQANALTIQEVVETCLARLTGQVIRLHSSGRTDAGVHALGQVAHFLTTSSLPLSAFREGLNSLLPRDLAILKVCDAPAGFHARYSATAKTYEYRILNRPVRSPVHCNYCWWLARPLDQGLLRQAAGYILGEQDFAAFQASGGSVKTTTRKVMAASWEEKPGGWRIFQITANGFLRGMVRALVGTMVEVGWGKRSPGDLKRLLAARDRRQAGPTAPAAGLYLVEVRYD encoded by the coding sequence TTGAAAGGCCTCCCCCTCCCAACGCCATCCGTCACTGCGCCGGTCTCCGGCCCCATCTCGCCTACTCGCACTATCTGTCTGACCTTGGAATATGACGGCACCGCCTATCATGGCTGGCAGCGCCAGGCAAACGCCCTGACTATCCAGGAGGTAGTGGAAACCTGCCTGGCCCGGCTCACCGGCCAGGTTATCCGTCTGCATAGCTCCGGCCGGACCGATGCCGGGGTACATGCCCTCGGACAGGTAGCCCATTTTCTCACCACCTCCAGCCTGCCGCTGTCGGCCTTCCGGGAGGGGCTGAACAGCCTGCTGCCCCGCGACCTGGCTATCCTAAAGGTTTGCGACGCGCCCGCAGGTTTTCACGCCCGCTACTCCGCCACGGCCAAGACCTATGAATACCGCATCTTGAACCGGCCGGTGCGCTCGCCGGTGCATTGCAACTATTGCTGGTGGCTGGCCAGACCTCTCGACCAGGGTCTCCTCCGGCAGGCGGCGGGCTATATTTTGGGGGAGCAGGATTTTGCCGCTTTTCAGGCCAGCGGCGGCTCCGTGAAAACAACGACAAGGAAAGTAATGGCTGCCTCCTGGGAAGAGAAGCCCGGCGGCTGGCGCATCTTTCAGATCACCGCCAACGGTTTTCTGCGCGGTATGGTGCGGGCGCTGGTAGGAACCATGGTAGAGGTGGGGTGGGGCAAACGTTCGCCGGGAGACCTGAAGCGCCTCCTGGCGGCGAGAGACCGTCGTCAGGCCGGTCCTACTGCTCCGGCGGCAGGGCTGTATCTGGTGGAGGTGAGGTATGATTGA
- a CDS encoding MBL fold metallo-hydrolase produces MSPFLRIRVVFDNVQYSKQLNTAWGFSCIIEGMSKVILFDTGADGNILLGNMRKIGFNPQKVDAVFLSHVHGDHIGGLQAFLQQNPKVVVYLPASFPASVKESITALGGEFREVAAPQKVFDHVYTTGELGSWIIEQSLIIQTPKGLVIVTGCAHPGVAQIVSRVKQWLKEEVYVLMGGFHLKGESPSELRRIGAELKALGVKRVAPSHCTGEEARELFRQLWGPDFIESGVGAVIEIQ; encoded by the coding sequence ATGTCACCGTTTCTGCGCATCAGGGTTGTCTTTGATAACGTTCAGTACTCCAAACAACTCAATACCGCTTGGGGATTCTCATGTATAATTGAGGGAATGTCCAAGGTAATTCTTTTTGACACCGGAGCGGATGGGAATATCCTGTTAGGCAATATGAGGAAGATCGGGTTTAATCCGCAAAAAGTGGATGCCGTTTTTCTTTCCCATGTCCATGGTGATCATATCGGGGGTCTCCAGGCCTTTTTGCAGCAGAATCCCAAGGTCGTTGTCTATCTTCCGGCATCGTTCCCGGCGTCTGTGAAAGAGTCTATTACCGCTTTAGGGGGAGAGTTCCGGGAAGTTGCGGCGCCGCAGAAGGTTTTTGACCATGTTTATACCACAGGCGAGCTCGGTTCCTGGATCATAGAGCAGAGTTTGATCATTCAGACTCCCAAAGGTCTGGTCATTGTTACCGGCTGTGCCCATCCCGGGGTCGCCCAGATAGTGAGCCGAGTCAAGCAGTGGCTCAAGGAAGAGGTGTACGTACTGATGGGCGGTTTTCATCTTAAAGGGGAGTCTCCGAGCGAACTGCGGCGAATTGGGGCGGAACTGAAGGCATTGGGAGTGAAACGCGTTGCTCCCAGCCACTGCACCGGGGAAGAAGCCAGAGAATTGTTTCGGCAGTTGTGGGGACCTGATTTTATTGAGAGCGGGGTTGGCGCGGTCATAGAGATTCAGTAA